One window from the genome of Pseudanabaena yagii GIHE-NHR1 encodes:
- a CDS encoding MBOAT family O-acyltransferase has translation MDFLSLDYAQFLIITAIVYWLLPNVQARLLVIVTASLVFYSFIQRQYVWLLLVMLAINFWLGKEIRKGDKFLKQWLLFVGVFFNVLLLFGFKYIPFVATVIGNITGLPVGSSLAIWAKSNIIPPITLSFFVFELIAYLIDTYRGNTPARDFLSFAAYKLFFAKLLSGPITRYQEFAPQLLTRSRPVLSDIAEGVWLFACGAVKKGIIADNMARFVDLCFRNTERAGSLDLWIALIGYGIQIYCDFSGYIDMARGSALLLGFKLPQNFDFPYFSTSISDFWRRWHMTLGAWMRNYLYIPLGGSRGGLWRTCLNLMIIMLVVGIWHGANWGFIIWGIWHGAALVGHRLWMELCSVFEGLNKIWKHLPMKIVAILMTQLVVFVGWIPFRLPNLADTNMFLQRLWGYQSDPQFGVKIYVESLGITLGQITLLMGGLLLMSLVAYQCDRAKWQLNWQIKLFLVPISLFLVSILSPDKKLPFIYFDF, from the coding sequence ATGGATTTTTTGTCCCTTGATTATGCTCAATTCCTGATTATCACCGCAATTGTTTATTGGCTCCTGCCTAATGTGCAAGCACGCTTGTTAGTTATTGTGACAGCAAGTTTAGTGTTTTACTCATTTATTCAGAGACAATATGTCTGGCTGTTGCTGGTAATGTTGGCGATTAATTTTTGGTTGGGTAAAGAAATTCGGAAAGGAGATAAATTTCTAAAGCAGTGGCTACTATTTGTGGGGGTATTTTTTAATGTACTACTGCTGTTTGGATTTAAATACATTCCCTTTGTTGCTACAGTCATTGGCAATATTACAGGCTTGCCCGTCGGTAGTTCCTTAGCAATTTGGGCAAAATCAAACATTATTCCACCCATTACCCTAAGTTTTTTTGTATTTGAACTGATTGCTTACTTGATCGACACCTATCGGGGCAATACTCCTGCAAGGGATTTCCTCAGCTTTGCTGCCTACAAGTTATTTTTTGCGAAGTTACTATCAGGACCAATTACCCGCTACCAAGAGTTTGCGCCCCAACTATTAACGCGATCGCGTCCAGTATTATCGGACATCGCTGAAGGCGTATGGCTGTTTGCCTGTGGAGCCGTTAAAAAAGGGATCATTGCCGACAATATGGCAAGGTTTGTGGATCTCTGTTTTCGTAATACTGAACGCGCAGGTAGTCTTGATCTCTGGATTGCCCTAATTGGCTATGGCATTCAAATTTACTGTGACTTTAGCGGTTATATCGATATGGCAAGGGGTAGTGCTTTATTACTAGGCTTTAAGCTACCGCAAAACTTTGATTTTCCCTATTTCTCCACCAGCATTTCCGATTTTTGGCGACGTTGGCATATGACCCTCGGTGCATGGATGCGGAATTATCTTTATATTCCCCTCGGTGGCTCTCGTGGTGGGCTGTGGCGTACTTGCCTGAACTTGATGATCATCATGCTTGTAGTTGGTATCTGGCATGGCGCAAACTGGGGCTTCATTATTTGGGGAATTTGGCATGGAGCCGCCCTAGTGGGACATCGTCTGTGGATGGAGCTTTGCTCAGTATTTGAGGGGCTAAATAAGATCTGGAAACATCTACCAATGAAGATTGTGGCGATTTTGATGACCCAACTAGTTGTCTTTGTTGGTTGGATTCCTTTTCGCTTGCCTAATTTGGCGGATACCAACATGTTTTTACAGAGGCTATGGGGCTATCAAAGTGATCCTCAATTTGGTGTAAAAATCTATGTCGAGTCTCTTGGGATTACCTTGGGGCAAATTACTTTATTAATGGGCGGTTTGTTGCTCATGTCGCTAGTTGCCTATCAATGCGATCGCGCCAAGTGGCAGTTAAATTGGCAAATAAAATTATTCCTAGTCCCCATCAGTCTATTTCTCGTCAGCATCCTCAGCCCCGACAAGAAACTGCCCTTTATCTACTTTGATTTTTAG
- a CDS encoding DUF427 domain-containing protein produces MYSYPQRIEPQAGQESVWDYPRPAIWEDTDKHIRIICNGVVLAETQRAKRVLETSHPPCYYIPMEDIKMEYLVETSRRTRCEWKGVSQYYDVAIADKYIQNAAWRYSIPTPNFVEIQDSLSFYGSLMDACYVNDELITPQSGDFYGGWITSDIVGPFKGEVGTWGW; encoded by the coding sequence ATGTATTCGTATCCTCAACGAATTGAACCGCAAGCTGGGCAGGAATCTGTCTGGGATTATCCTCGTCCTGCGATCTGGGAAGATACTGATAAGCATATTCGTATAATTTGTAATGGAGTTGTCTTAGCCGAAACGCAACGGGCTAAGCGTGTGCTCGAAACGAGTCATCCGCCTTGCTACTACATTCCAATGGAAGATATTAAGATGGAATATCTAGTCGAAACTTCGCGCCGTACTCGCTGTGAATGGAAGGGAGTTAGTCAATATTATGATGTTGCGATCGCAGATAAATACATCCAAAATGCTGCATGGCGATATTCTATCCCTACGCCCAATTTTGTAGAGATTCAAGATTCTCTAAGCTTCTATGGTAGTTTGATGGATGCTTGCTATGTCAATGATGAGCTTATCACACCGCAATCAGGTGATTTTTACGGCGGCTGGATTACTTCCGATATTGTGGGTCCTTTTAAAGGCGAAGTCGGGACTTGGGGTTGGTAG
- a CDS encoding DUF1830 domain-containing protein gives MSLFDPLPADLHDKKIVCSYVNATSKIQIARITDVPLWYFERVVFPGQNLIFEAIASAHVEIHTGMMASSILSDTIPCVQLQVEEASSTLPSWVPMKSLDDDLLDDPSMLLAMPEPEVVS, from the coding sequence ATGTCTTTATTTGATCCCTTACCTGCTGATTTGCATGACAAGAAAATTGTCTGCTCATACGTCAATGCCACTAGCAAAATCCAAATAGCAAGGATTACCGATGTACCCCTGTGGTACTTCGAGCGCGTTGTATTTCCCGGACAAAATTTAATTTTTGAAGCGATCGCCTCAGCTCATGTTGAGATTCACACAGGGATGATGGCAAGCTCCATACTTTCGGATACAATTCCCTGTGTCCAATTACAGGTAGAAGAAGCTAGCTCGACATTACCAAGCTGGGTTCCCATGAAATCACTTGATGATGACCTACTTGATGATCCATCGATGCTACTGGCGATGCCTGAACCTGAAGTAGTCTCCTAG
- a CDS encoding HEAT repeat domain-containing protein — translation MIDWLVVWGVTQAAGVVVYPILETLAQDAAKDYGKDFFKDCLKKVIRLPEPNLLKEAYGKALKEFLELIEEELKDAGYQEAIIKQYIPYLQKFVKREEVSAALGMAFNVECKAINTALLVRVWTELNSPLLPEDMNWDFLSKSYIRAVKKIVQNSDKLRPIFEVQTLDKIADAVQEAVGIAPAFDLEKYAEGLREQYGNLKLESLDTTGVYYNELKLWKIFIPQNLRECQEFIPQVYELPKDRSRLLQESGQLDALELAEAELENHRKRYVEQPIRGVFEVLGDPQELAKDGVAKYAVILGDPGSGKSTLLQYLALIWAERPVRDLPLYPLPLLLELRTYARDKQAGKCKDIVSFIHGGNITCRLNQQDLHEKLKNGDVIALFDGIDEVFDPALRDEVVTDIHRFTNEYPAVRSIATSRWLGYKAQRLRDAGFQHFMLQELNDEQMQDFVVRWHDLNFAEGADKDRKRERLQKAIRESRSIKELAGNPLLLTMMAILNRNQELPRDRPELYNQSSRVLLHQWDVERALVEDRRIDPKTIDYRDKQAMLRKVAYHMQSSAKGLAGNLISAAQLEGILTDYLRTIEVEKPREIARIMIGQLRTRNFILCDLGGDSYGFVHRTFLEYFCAWEFVWQFKESQTLTIEQLINDVFGKHWQDESWHEVLRLISGMIEPRFVADIIDFLLEQKVDKSAYLDEGKLKKEGLSNLLLAADCFVEVRNRNLITPTSSKLLKTLQHEAEQESPYEFNLELARRLINNIVSNWQDSSGILTWLKRCLKFESRFFIPISALEEIAQGWKEDTETLPWLKDCALNNESWFVRMVAVIEIAKGWKDDSDNLPWLKDRALNDQNEYVRRAAVQEIAKGWKDHPQTFDFLCDRAIHDPFKREKDDQTNPRQTALEAILKHYSDKPQTLELLKTVSNSDPDEKLKEFAKKELAKLSENPVGA, via the coding sequence ATGATTGATTGGTTGGTAGTTTGGGGTGTGACACAGGCGGCAGGTGTCGTTGTTTATCCCATTTTGGAGACTTTGGCTCAGGATGCGGCAAAGGATTATGGTAAGGACTTTTTTAAAGATTGCCTGAAAAAGGTGATCCGCTTGCCTGAGCCGAATCTGCTGAAGGAAGCCTATGGGAAAGCGCTCAAAGAATTTCTAGAATTGATTGAGGAAGAACTCAAGGATGCGGGTTATCAAGAGGCAATCATTAAACAATACATTCCCTATTTACAAAAGTTTGTTAAGCGCGAAGAGGTAAGCGCGGCGCTAGGGATGGCGTTTAATGTGGAATGTAAGGCGATCAATACGGCACTATTGGTGAGAGTTTGGACAGAGTTGAATTCACCACTTTTGCCAGAGGATATGAATTGGGACTTTTTGAGTAAGTCCTACATCCGAGCCGTGAAGAAGATTGTCCAGAATTCGGATAAGTTGCGTCCGATTTTTGAGGTGCAGACCTTAGATAAAATCGCCGATGCTGTGCAAGAAGCGGTAGGAATTGCGCCAGCTTTTGATTTGGAGAAGTATGCAGAGGGTTTGCGGGAACAGTATGGCAACTTAAAGCTGGAATCTCTGGATACGACTGGGGTTTATTACAACGAGTTGAAGCTGTGGAAGATCTTTATTCCGCAGAATTTGCGGGAATGTCAGGAGTTTATTCCGCAGGTGTATGAGTTGCCAAAGGATCGATCGCGGCTGTTGCAGGAGAGTGGACAGTTGGATGCGTTGGAACTTGCCGAAGCGGAGTTAGAAAATCATCGCAAGCGCTATGTCGAGCAACCGATTCGGGGGGTATTTGAGGTTTTGGGCGATCCGCAGGAGTTGGCGAAGGATGGGGTTGCTAAGTATGCGGTAATCTTGGGCGACCCTGGTTCAGGAAAATCGACGCTGTTGCAATATTTAGCGCTGATTTGGGCAGAGCGACCTGTGCGAGATTTACCTTTGTATCCATTGCCGCTTTTGTTGGAGTTGCGGACTTATGCCCGTGATAAGCAAGCAGGAAAATGTAAGGATATTGTTTCGTTTATTCATGGTGGGAATATTACCTGTCGGCTGAATCAGCAGGATTTGCATGAAAAGCTGAAGAATGGTGATGTCATTGCCCTTTTTGATGGGATTGATGAGGTGTTCGATCCTGCGTTGCGCGATGAGGTGGTGACGGATATCCATCGCTTTACGAATGAGTATCCTGCGGTGAGATCGATCGCGACTTCGCGGTGGTTGGGTTATAAGGCACAACGGTTGAGGGATGCGGGGTTTCAGCACTTTATGCTGCAAGAGTTGAATGATGAGCAGATGCAGGATTTTGTGGTGCGTTGGCATGATCTGAATTTTGCGGAGGGTGCGGATAAGGATCGCAAACGGGAACGGTTGCAGAAGGCGATTAGGGAGTCGCGATCGATTAAGGAGTTGGCGGGAAATCCTTTGTTATTAACGATGATGGCGATTCTTAATCGTAATCAGGAGTTACCGAGGGATCGTCCTGAACTGTATAACCAATCTTCTAGGGTGTTGTTGCATCAGTGGGATGTGGAACGGGCGCTAGTGGAGGATCGACGGATTGATCCGAAAACGATTGACTATCGCGATAAGCAGGCGATGTTGCGGAAGGTTGCCTATCATATGCAGTCGAGTGCGAAGGGTTTGGCGGGGAATTTGATTAGTGCGGCGCAGTTGGAGGGCATTTTGACGGATTATCTGAGGACGATTGAGGTGGAGAAGCCAAGGGAAATTGCCCGTATCATGATTGGTCAACTTCGCACGCGCAATTTCATCCTCTGCGATCTGGGTGGAGATTCCTATGGTTTTGTGCATCGCACTTTTTTGGAATATTTTTGTGCGTGGGAGTTTGTTTGGCAGTTTAAGGAGTCGCAGACGCTGACGATTGAGCAGTTAATCAATGATGTGTTTGGTAAGCATTGGCAAGATGAGTCATGGCATGAGGTTTTACGGCTAATTTCTGGGATGATCGAACCTAGATTTGTTGCGGATATTATTGATTTTCTTTTGGAGCAGAAAGTTGATAAAAGTGCGTATCTAGATGAAGGTAAACTTAAAAAAGAAGGACTATCAAATCTATTATTAGCGGCAGATTGCTTTGTAGAGGTGAGAAATAGAAACTTGATTACTCCTACATCGAGTAAATTACTAAAAACTTTACAACATGAAGCCGAACAAGAAAGTCCTTATGAGTTTAATCTTGAATTAGCAAGGAGACTCATAAACAACATTGTAAGCAATTGGCAAGATAGCTCTGGGATATTAACTTGGTTGAAAAGATGTCTTAAGTTTGAATCACGATTTTTTATACCTATTTCAGCACTAGAAGAGATTGCCCAAGGCTGGAAAGAAGACACTGAAACCCTTCCTTGGCTAAAAGACTGCGCTCTTAACAATGAGAGTTGGTTTGTGCGAATGGTAGCAGTAATAGAGATTGCCAAAGGCTGGAAAGATGACTCTGATAACCTTCCTTGGCTAAAAGATCGCGCTCTTAATGATCAGAATGAATATGTGCGAAGGGCGGCGGTACAAGAGATTGCCAAAGGCTGGAAAGATCACCCACAAACATTTGATTTTTTATGCGATCGCGCTATCCACGATCCCTTTAAACGTGAAAAAGATGACCAAACTAATCCTCGTCAAACTGCACTAGAAGCAATCCTCAAACATTACAGCGACAAACCTCAAACATTGGAGTTATTGAAGACAGTCTCTAACAGCGATCCTGATGAAAAGTTAAAGGAATTTGCGAAAAAGGAATTAGCAAAATTGAGTGAGAATCCCGTAGGGGCATAG
- a CDS encoding ABC transporter substrate-binding protein, with protein MTKTIKQLCSFAIAAMMSCILAVACTPTSNTPTTSTTTPNSPNTGGAQTAIPLGIAFAQTSNVALLGQEGVTGAKIAEAYFNKKGGVNGTPIRLVFQDTAGDEQGAINAFNTLISQDKVVGIVGPTLSQQAFGADPIAERAGVPVIAASNTAKGIPQIGKYISRVSAPVAVVAPNAIDAALKINPQIKKVAVFYAQNDAFNKSETGTFQETVKQKGLELATVQTFQTTDTDFQSQVTNAINVKPDLVIISGLSADGGNLVKQLRELGYKGLIIGGNGLNTSNLLPVCKALCDGIIIAQAYSPELKNPINTEFRKLYTEQNKKEPPQFSAQAFTGVQVFVEALSTLDKTTKISTLSLPQLRTQLNDTLLAGKYETPLGEISFTPEGEIVQKQFYVAQIKMEADGNSGKFTFIQ; from the coding sequence ATGACAAAAACAATCAAACAACTTTGTAGCTTTGCGATCGCGGCGATGATGTCCTGCATCTTAGCGGTAGCCTGCACCCCAACGAGCAATACGCCAACCACCAGCACAACGACTCCTAATAGTCCTAATACAGGTGGCGCTCAAACTGCAATTCCTCTGGGGATCGCGTTTGCCCAAACTAGCAATGTGGCGCTACTTGGACAGGAAGGCGTAACGGGAGCCAAGATTGCTGAAGCCTATTTCAACAAGAAAGGCGGCGTTAATGGCACACCAATTCGTCTAGTTTTTCAAGATACCGCAGGCGATGAGCAAGGTGCAATCAACGCTTTTAACACCCTAATTTCTCAAGATAAAGTGGTTGGTATTGTCGGCCCCACACTTTCACAACAGGCTTTTGGTGCTGATCCGATCGCCGAACGTGCAGGTGTCCCCGTCATTGCTGCCTCAAATACAGCAAAGGGTATTCCTCAAATCGGTAAATACATCTCGCGAGTATCCGCACCTGTCGCGGTAGTTGCACCTAATGCGATCGATGCAGCTCTCAAAATCAATCCCCAGATTAAGAAAGTAGCTGTTTTCTATGCCCAAAATGATGCGTTTAATAAATCAGAAACAGGTACTTTCCAAGAAACCGTCAAGCAAAAAGGTTTGGAACTTGCCACTGTGCAAACCTTCCAAACTACAGATACAGACTTCCAATCTCAAGTAACTAATGCAATTAATGTTAAACCTGATTTAGTAATCATCTCTGGCTTATCCGCAGATGGTGGTAATCTGGTCAAACAATTGCGGGAACTTGGTTATAAGGGTCTAATTATCGGTGGAAACGGTCTCAATACTTCCAATCTACTACCTGTATGCAAAGCGCTCTGTGATGGCATCATTATCGCTCAAGCCTATAGCCCTGAACTGAAGAATCCTATTAATACTGAATTCCGTAAGCTCTATACTGAACAGAATAAAAAAGAACCACCTCAGTTCAGTGCTCAAGCATTTACAGGTGTACAAGTATTTGTCGAAGCTTTGAGTACTCTCGATAAAACTACCAAAATCAGTACTTTGTCATTACCTCAACTTCGCACCCAACTCAATGACACGTTGCTAGCTGGTAAATATGAAACTCCTCTAGGCGAAATTTCCTTCACCCCCGAAGGCGAAATCGTGCAAAAGCAGTTTTATGTTGCCCAAATCAAAATGGAAGCTGACGGCAATAGCGGCAAGTTTACATTTATCCAATAA
- a CDS encoding cupin domain-containing protein, which yields MKLLRIPLVTLGLLSASFSYDLSKSLAKDLPKSAIALQDKYSALSNSTIIDLKALTANPKKYNFFTFRPNLEKLILSGEANTQHISILWYTIPNGSVGLHYHSMTESVYTISGSQTDAKGVYPTGSLYFNPPESGHKISNSTGFFILAYASPPDFKSIDKIKPYTPVQINTLDPDLESKYTFTNPKSGVKVYNIPLDPKGGMSSQIIKSTSLTSYGYSGNYLLVLKGSCNIDGRTFKKDMLVVAKTIKTESYKLSATKDQSCLALGVSF from the coding sequence ATGAAACTGTTGAGAATTCCACTCGTGACATTGGGGCTACTTTCAGCGAGCTTTAGCTACGACTTAAGCAAATCGCTAGCCAAGGATTTACCAAAATCAGCGATCGCACTCCAAGACAAATACTCGGCGCTGAGCAACTCGACCATCATTGATCTCAAGGCTCTCACCGCCAATCCGAAGAAATACAATTTTTTTACGTTTAGACCCAACTTAGAAAAGCTGATTCTTTCTGGTGAGGCAAATACTCAGCATATCAGTATCCTTTGGTATACCATCCCCAATGGGAGCGTCGGACTACATTATCATTCGATGACTGAGTCTGTTTATACAATTAGTGGCTCACAGACTGATGCAAAAGGCGTTTATCCTACGGGTTCTCTCTATTTCAATCCGCCTGAAAGTGGCCACAAAATCTCTAATAGTACGGGCTTCTTTATCCTTGCCTACGCATCACCTCCTGATTTCAAGAGCATAGACAAAATCAAGCCCTATACGCCTGTTCAAATCAATACGTTAGATCCTGATTTGGAAAGCAAATATACGTTTACTAATCCCAAAAGTGGCGTTAAGGTCTACAACATTCCCCTAGATCCTAAGGGTGGCATGAGTTCTCAAATCATCAAAAGTACGTCACTAACGAGCTATGGATATTCAGGGAATTATCTACTTGTGCTTAAGGGAAGTTGCAATATTGATGGAAGAACCTTCAAGAAGGATATGTTGGTTGTCGCGAAGACCATTAAAACGGAATCTTACAAGCTTAGCGCGACTAAAGATCAGTCTTGTTTGGCTCTAGGAGTTTCCTTCTAA
- a CDS encoding photosystem II high light acclimation radical SAM protein produces MSANDPQNDARTSSGDISEPLSTVSVGSDRILYVRLPCNPIFPIGVVYLSDHIHKVAPHVQQNIFDLGTVPPLDFYAALDRAIDKFQPNLLVFSWRDIQIYAPVGGRGGNPLQNAFEFYYAKNPVKKLRGAVNGLRLFTSYYTELWRNSQLIRRGLSRARRYHPEARAVIGGGAVSVFYEQLGNVLPKGTIISVGEGESLLERLVQGREIESDRCYVVGETKPRPRLIHEEPAPIEKSACNYAYIESIWEDFNYYFRDRDFYIGVQTKRGCPHNCCYCIYTVIEGKQVRINPTDEVIKEMRQLYDRGVRNFWFTDAQFIPAKKFIDDAVELLEKVKASGMTDIHWAAYIRADNLTPYLCQLMVETGMSYFEIGITSGSQELVRKMRMGYNLKSVLQNCRDLKSAGFNELVSVNYSFNVIDETFDTIRQTIAYHRELEAIFGADKVEPAIFFIGLQPHTHLEDYAFKNNILKEGYNPMSMMPWTAKKLLWNPEPLGSFFGEVCLEAWKRDDDDFGRTVMNILEERLGRAPLEEALAAPMKELVNV; encoded by the coding sequence ATGTCTGCCAATGATCCCCAAAACGATGCGCGCACCTCATCTGGTGACATATCTGAACCTCTCTCTACAGTATCAGTAGGCAGCGATCGCATTTTGTATGTACGCCTACCATGTAACCCGATTTTTCCGATTGGCGTAGTTTATCTATCTGACCATATCCATAAAGTCGCGCCCCATGTCCAGCAAAATATTTTTGATCTCGGCACAGTACCACCCTTAGATTTTTATGCAGCTCTAGATCGGGCGATCGACAAGTTTCAACCCAATTTACTCGTATTCTCTTGGCGGGACATTCAGATCTATGCACCCGTGGGCGGACGTGGCGGCAACCCTCTCCAAAATGCCTTTGAGTTTTACTATGCCAAAAATCCTGTTAAGAAATTGCGGGGTGCGGTGAATGGTTTGCGCCTGTTTACTTCTTACTACACCGAACTTTGGCGCAATTCGCAATTAATCAGACGTGGGTTAAGTCGAGCAAGACGCTATCACCCAGAAGCCAGAGCCGTGATCGGTGGTGGGGCAGTCAGTGTGTTCTATGAGCAATTAGGAAATGTATTGCCCAAGGGAACGATTATTTCTGTAGGTGAGGGTGAATCATTATTAGAACGACTAGTCCAAGGGCGGGAAATTGAAAGCGATCGCTGCTATGTGGTTGGTGAAACCAAACCTCGTCCAAGGCTGATTCATGAAGAACCTGCCCCCATCGAAAAAAGCGCCTGTAACTACGCTTATATCGAATCGATTTGGGAAGATTTTAATTACTATTTCCGCGATCGCGACTTTTATATCGGTGTGCAAACCAAGCGCGGCTGTCCTCACAACTGTTGCTACTGCATTTACACGGTCATCGAAGGAAAACAGGTTCGCATTAATCCCACCGATGAAGTCATTAAGGAAATGCGTCAACTTTACGATCGTGGTGTGCGTAATTTCTGGTTTACCGACGCTCAATTTATTCCTGCCAAAAAATTCATTGATGATGCGGTAGAACTATTGGAAAAGGTCAAGGCTTCAGGCATGACTGACATCCATTGGGCAGCCTATATTCGCGCCGACAATCTCACACCTTATCTCTGTCAGCTAATGGTGGAAACAGGTATGAGCTATTTCGAGATTGGGATTACTAGTGGCTCGCAAGAGTTAGTCCGCAAAATGCGAATGGGCTATAACCTCAAGTCCGTCTTACAAAACTGTCGCGATCTTAAATCCGCAGGCTTCAATGAATTGGTATCAGTTAACTATTCCTTTAATGTCATTGATGAAACCTTTGACACCATTCGCCAAACGATCGCCTATCATCGTGAGCTAGAAGCAATATTTGGTGCTGACAAAGTAGAACCTGCCATTTTCTTTATTGGATTACAACCTCATACTCATCTAGAAGACTATGCTTTCAAGAACAACATTCTCAAGGAAGGCTATAACCCGATGAGTATGATGCCTTGGACTGCCAAGAAACTCCTTTGGAATCCTGAGCCACTAGGTTCTTTCTTTGGTGAAGTGTGTCTAGAAGCATGGAAACGTGATGATGATGACTTCGGACGTACTGTGATGAATATTCTAGAAGAGCGTCTCGGACGTGCTCCCCTAGAAGAAGCTCTTGCTGCACCCATGAAAGAGTTAGTAAATGTATAA
- a CDS encoding DUF928 domain-containing protein, which produces MAAIAQPKHTQYGLGTAKNYIGGVPASVRSYCVAIIAPDDGGRTIAERPPLYIYFHKRKYANTSSLLTLKFRIREDESRGRSLFRGNEEIEEEGFYKIVLPVSNSSLLNGKIQLLSTSIINEWSELDSAYAYIQREPDLNLEREVKRENTWLGKARIYAKYYYWYDAFDAYTQWLKINPTDQIARRERAKLLQESRRNQCSDYRLLSSEKLLELIDAKSAKLLAFPQKR; this is translated from the coding sequence TTGGCAGCGATCGCTCAGCCAAAACATACGCAGTATGGGTTGGGAACTGCGAAGAACTATATAGGGGGAGTTCCAGCTTCTGTACGCAGTTATTGTGTCGCAATTATTGCTCCTGATGATGGGGGGAGAACTATTGCTGAGCGTCCTCCTTTGTATATATATTTCCATAAACGCAAGTATGCAAACACTTCATCACTGTTAACTCTGAAGTTTAGAATTAGGGAGGATGAATCTCGCGGGCGCAGCCTTTTTAGAGGAAATGAGGAAATTGAAGAAGAAGGATTTTATAAGATTGTGCTGCCTGTTTCTAATTCTTCTCTTTTAAATGGGAAAATCCAACTTTTATCTACTTCTATTATCAATGAATGGAGTGAGCTAGATTCTGCATATGCATATATTCAGAGAGAGCCAGATCTAAATTTGGAGCGAGAAGTTAAGCGTGAAAATACTTGGTTGGGGAAAGCGCGTATCTATGCAAAATATTACTATTGGTATGATGCTTTTGATGCTTATACGCAATGGTTAAAGATAAATCCTACAGATCAGATTGCACGTCGCGAACGGGCAAAATTGTTACAAGAGAGTCGCCGCAATCAATGTAGTGATTACAGATTGTTATCATCAGAGAAATTATTGGAACTGATTGATGCGAAATCGGCTAAGCTGCTTGCCTTTCCGCAAAAGAGATAA